The following proteins are co-located in the Clostridiales bacterium genome:
- the fliQ gene encoding flagellar biosynthesis protein FliQ — translation MNTIQLTEIFRDAVLTGFKVAAPILIVSILVGLFISIIQAATSINEQTMTFVPKLIVIALILVVFGGWMLQQMVDLVNRIFEFIGTSI, via the coding sequence ATGAATACGATACAATTAACAGAAATATTCAGAGATGCCGTCTTAACCGGTTTCAAGGTCGCAGCTCCAATCCTAATTGTAAGCATATTGGTAGGCCTGTTTATTTCGATCATACAGGCAGCGACTTCCATTAATGAACAGACCATGACCTTTGTACCGAAGCTGATTGTCATTGCACTGATTTTAGTGGTTTTCGGAGGATGGATGCTTCAGCAGATGGTAGACCTGGTAAACCGGATCTTTGAGTTCATTGGCACATCCATATAG
- the fliP gene encoding flagellar type III secretion system pore protein FliP (The bacterial flagellar biogenesis protein FliP forms a type III secretion system (T3SS)-type pore required for flagellar assembly.) encodes MEFIINGQGSDVVKMIIIMTMISLAPFLLLMMTCFTRIIIVFSFLRNALGLQQTPPNQVLIGLALFITFFIMQPVLSQVNETALQPYNDGLIETQEFLDRAAVPMKEFMLKQTTSTEVQLFKNLSANEEISALEGTDLPLHIVVPAFMTSELKRAFLIGFLLFIPFLVIDLIVASTLMSMGMIMLPPVMIALPFKVMLFVVVDGWGLLIKTLVMTYN; translated from the coding sequence ATGGAATTCATCATCAACGGACAGGGCTCCGATGTGGTTAAAATGATCATCATCATGACGATGATCAGCCTCGCGCCCTTTTTATTGTTAATGATGACCTGCTTTACCAGAATCATCATCGTATTTTCCTTCTTAAGAAATGCACTGGGTCTTCAGCAGACTCCGCCAAATCAGGTATTGATTGGCCTTGCTCTGTTTATCACCTTTTTTATCATGCAGCCGGTGCTGTCACAGGTTAATGAGACTGCGCTTCAGCCATATAATGATGGTTTGATCGAAACACAAGAGTTTCTAGACAGAGCCGCCGTTCCAATGAAGGAATTTATGCTAAAACAGACCACAAGCACCGAAGTACAGCTTTTTAAAAACCTATCTGCCAACGAGGAAATTTCTGCACTGGAGGGAACTGATCTGCCGCTGCATATTGTCGTGCCGGCATTTATGACCAGCGAACTCAAGCGGGCTTTTCTAATCGGCTTCCTGCTGTTCATCCCATTTCTGGTCATCGATCTGATCGTAGCCAGTACACTGATGTCCATGGGAATGATCATGCTCCCGCCGGTTATGATAGCACTTCCTTTTAAGGTGATGCTCTTCGTGGTGGTAGATGGTTGGGGTCTCCTGATTAAAACCCTTGTAATGACGTATAACTGA
- the flhB gene encoding flagellar biosynthesis protein FlhB, giving the protein MAETNKTEKATPKKKKDERKKGNAFQSRDVVSIATIVIGFILVSKLGSFIVSQIRELYVSELQKMSGLYALSIPGALQIMRESMVVFFLSTVPILIVLTVTGVVMTGAQTGFLVSGELLKFKYNRISMLQGFKRMFSVRSVVQLVKSLIKVAVILWIIYTSIQDLLVVTPDLLHTSFDQSISFMLDRIMSIVYKICLIFVAVAVLDFAYEKFDYEQKLRMTKQEVKDEYKQTEGDPFIKGKIKEKQRKMSMNRMIQQVPNADVIVRNPTHFAVALKYDLEKDMAPMVLAKGQDHMAKRIIAAGEKHHILITENKPLARSLYETVEVNSYIPAELYQAVAELMAWVYSTREKGKKAV; this is encoded by the coding sequence TTGGCGGAAACGAATAAAACCGAAAAAGCGACCCCGAAAAAAAAGAAGGACGAACGGAAAAAGGGAAATGCGTTTCAAAGCAGAGATGTGGTCAGCATAGCCACCATCGTTATCGGCTTCATCCTCGTCAGCAAGCTGGGCAGCTTTATTGTCTCACAGATCAGAGAGCTATACGTCAGCGAGCTTCAGAAGATGAGCGGCCTTTACGCACTTTCCATTCCTGGTGCGCTTCAAATCATGAGGGAATCCATGGTTGTATTCTTCCTTTCAACAGTGCCGATTCTCATTGTGCTCACGGTCACAGGGGTTGTAATGACAGGAGCGCAGACAGGCTTCCTGGTATCTGGTGAACTGCTGAAATTTAAATATAACAGAATCAGTATGCTTCAGGGATTCAAACGGATGTTTTCCGTAAGGTCTGTTGTTCAGCTTGTGAAGTCACTGATCAAAGTAGCTGTTATCCTCTGGATTATTTATACCAGCATTCAGGATCTTCTGGTGGTAACCCCGGATCTCTTACATACCAGCTTTGATCAAAGTATTTCATTCATGCTTGACCGAATCATGTCCATCGTCTATAAGATTTGCCTGATCTTCGTCGCAGTGGCGGTATTGGATTTCGCATATGAGAAATTTGATTACGAGCAGAAGCTGAGAATGACGAAGCAGGAGGTAAAGGACGAATATAAACAAACAGAAGGCGATCCGTTTATCAAGGGCAAGATCAAAGAAAAGCAGCGGAAAATGAGTATGAATCGAATGATTCAGCAGGTTCCAAACGCTGATGTTATTGTAAGAAACCCCACCCATTTTGCGGTGGCTTTAAAATATGACCTGGAAAAGGATATGGCACCCATGGTTCTTGCAAAAGGGCAGGATCATATGGCCAAGCGGATTATCGCTGCTGGAGAAAAACATCATATCCTGATCACGGAAAATAAGCCTCTGGCAAGAAGCTTATATGAAACCGTTGAAGTAAACTCTTATATCCCGGCTGAGCTGTATCAGGCTGTGGCAGAACTCATGGCTTGGGTATACAGCACGAGAGAAAAAGGTAAAAAAGCAGTATGA
- the fliY gene encoding flagellar motor switch phosphatase FliY, giving the protein MTNDNEIYKLTPMEIDVIGEVMNISMGAGATAMSTILDRKVNITTPRIETLGIEEFEFSYLEPVIGVLIKYVEGIDGTNVLLLREEDLKKILGNLLSMDPAEMVELDEIGLSAVSEIMNQMMGSAASALASFLGQIINISPPEILDTTENVKTIFSLTGDSLVSIKFNLSIDGLVDSEFISAMDPQLAKKIVKMSLGASAMEDEAADIEASVSETGHADSSQPASVAPAAAQAAPAPAPAAYAAQSAHVPQAPPGQTAPQAPYAPQPSMQPMQEMSYQQPMYYGEPAAQQMYMDPRVAMVDQAPKQQVQATPYNYKPLGVAQKAAELGIDDNNLELIMSVPVQITVELGKTKKKIKDIAELTVGNIVELNRQAGDQVDVVANGRLIAKGDVVVVDDNYSVRITEIIKAKDTNAEANK; this is encoded by the coding sequence ATGACAAATGACAATGAAATTTACAAGCTGACACCGATGGAGATCGATGTCATCGGTGAAGTAATGAATATCAGTATGGGCGCGGGCGCTACGGCGATGTCCACCATACTGGACAGAAAGGTCAATATTACAACGCCGCGGATAGAAACCCTGGGAATTGAGGAATTTGAATTTTCTTATCTGGAGCCAGTGATAGGAGTTCTGATAAAGTATGTCGAGGGTATCGACGGAACCAATGTCCTGCTGCTGAGAGAGGAGGATCTGAAGAAGATTCTCGGAAATCTTCTTTCCATGGATCCCGCAGAGATGGTAGAGCTTGATGAAATTGGACTGAGCGCCGTTTCGGAGATCATGAATCAGATGATGGGTTCAGCCGCCAGCGCACTGGCATCCTTTTTAGGGCAGATCATCAACATCTCTCCGCCAGAGATTTTGGATACGACAGAAAATGTTAAAACAATCTTCTCTCTGACAGGAGATTCACTTGTAAGCATCAAATTTAATCTCAGTATTGATGGATTGGTGGACAGCGAATTTATCAGCGCTATGGATCCGCAGCTGGCGAAAAAAATAGTAAAGATGTCTCTTGGAGCCAGCGCGATGGAAGATGAAGCTGCGGATATTGAAGCAAGTGTTTCTGAGACAGGCCATGCAGATTCGTCCCAACCGGCGTCCGTTGCGCCTGCAGCAGCGCAGGCAGCACCAGCTCCGGCACCTGCAGCATATGCTGCTCAAAGCGCACACGTTCCCCAGGCACCGCCTGGACAGACCGCGCCCCAGGCACCTTACGCACCACAGCCATCCATGCAGCCGATGCAGGAGATGTCTTATCAGCAACCGATGTATTACGGAGAGCCGGCGGCGCAGCAGATGTATATGGATCCAAGAGTTGCTATGGTTGACCAGGCTCCCAAACAACAAGTTCAGGCAACCCCCTATAACTATAAACCGCTTGGGGTTGCACAAAAGGCTGCCGAACTCGGTATCGATGACAATAACCTTGAGCTGATTATGTCTGTTCCGGTTCAAATTACCGTAGAACTAGGGAAGACGAAAAAGAAGATCAAGGATATCGCAGAGCTTACCGTTGGGAATATTGTGGAGCTGAACAGGCAAGCCGGTGACCAGGTTGACGTAGTAGCCAACGGGCGCCTGATCGCAAAGGGAGACGTTGTCGTTGTAGACGATAACTACAGCGTAAGAATAACCGAAATCATCAAGGCGAAGGATACCAACGCCGAAGCAAATAAATAA
- a CDS encoding FliA/WhiG family RNA polymerase sigma factor has translation MYSAEVNEDDKLLRLWDCYKRNKSIEARNEIVLQYTNLVRKIVLRFKGSYSNFGQLDDMVNQGIIALIDAVEKFDPDMGNKFETFASLKIKGSIIDFMRKQDWVPRNQRNLSKELDEIYNELYAERGYEPTKQEMADKMGVTLTNLDKILQQRHNSIILSYEEAINEKMMIASPLIVNESDKETPEAGLLYDELKEKLMEAIDQLNEKERLVVSLYYYENLKLKEIAEVMSITESRVSQIHSAAIIKMKNRLNNY, from the coding sequence ATGTATTCTGCTGAAGTGAATGAAGACGATAAGCTCCTACGGCTGTGGGACTGTTATAAACGGAATAAAAGCATTGAAGCAAGAAATGAAATTGTGTTACAATATACCAATCTTGTCAGGAAAATCGTTCTGAGATTCAAGGGAAGTTACAGCAATTTTGGTCAGCTGGACGACATGGTAAATCAGGGGATCATCGCACTGATTGATGCCGTAGAAAAATTCGATCCTGATATGGGCAATAAATTTGAAACCTTTGCTTCTCTCAAGATAAAGGGTTCGATTATCGACTTTATGCGAAAGCAGGACTGGGTTCCGAGAAACCAGAGAAACCTATCCAAAGAATTGGATGAAATCTATAACGAACTGTATGCTGAGCGTGGATATGAGCCCACCAAGCAGGAAATGGCAGATAAGATGGGGGTAACCCTTACCAATCTGGATAAAATTCTGCAGCAGAGACATAACTCCATCATTCTGTCGTATGAAGAAGCCATCAATGAAAAGATGATGATCGCGTCTCCTCTCATCGTAAATGAAAGTGATAAGGAAACGCCGGAAGCAGGGCTGCTGTATGATGAACTGAAAGAAAAACTTATGGAAGCCATCGATCAGCTCAACGAAAAAGAACGGCTGGTTGTATCTCTATACTACTATGAAAATTTGAAACTAAAGGAAATTGCGGAAGTAATGAGCATCACAGAATCCCGAGTGTCTCAAATCCATTCCGCAGCAATCATTAAGATGAAAAATCGATTAAATAATTATTAG
- a CDS encoding flagellar biosynthetic protein FliR, with product MLSDLNSFYIFLFTSCRMAGVIFFNPIFGRRNIPTMVKIGLALGISLNASYGMLDLQVADYTIIDMLLTITKELAVGLALGFAVQLFLSIFHIGGELIDLQMGVSMAQMYDPTSNSQISISGNLLTIMYTLLFFITNSHINLLAIAIKSFLVVPIGVGGMSGKIGVYFVELFGYILVYSLQLALPVVVTEILVEMAVGILMRVVPNINVFVVNLQLKLIVGMIVIITIIPVLVHFMGKLNMIMLERLEKVLLYFM from the coding sequence TTGTTAAGTGATTTAAATAGCTTTTATATCTTTTTGTTTACTAGCTGCAGAATGGCTGGCGTAATCTTCTTTAACCCGATTTTTGGGAGGAGAAATATTCCGACCATGGTGAAAATCGGCTTGGCCCTGGGAATTTCACTGAATGCATCCTACGGGATGCTGGATCTCCAGGTTGCTGATTACACAATCATCGATATGCTGCTTACAATAACCAAGGAATTAGCAGTGGGTTTGGCATTGGGGTTTGCTGTTCAGCTCTTTCTCTCTATTTTTCATATCGGAGGAGAGCTCATCGACCTTCAGATGGGTGTCAGTATGGCGCAGATGTATGACCCCACCAGCAATTCACAGATTTCTATCAGCGGAAATCTGCTGACGATTATGTATACACTGTTGTTCTTTATTACCAACAGTCATATTAATCTTTTGGCCATTGCGATTAAATCCTTTCTGGTCGTGCCTATAGGCGTCGGCGGAATGAGCGGAAAGATCGGAGTCTATTTTGTAGAACTTTTTGGATATATATTGGTATATTCTCTTCAGCTGGCTTTGCCTGTTGTCGTTACTGAGATTTTGGTTGAGATGGCTGTGGGAATCCTGATGAGAGTCGTTCCCAATATTAACGTCTTTGTCGTAAATCTGCAGCTCAAACTGATCGTTGGTATGATCGTCATAATAACAATCATACCGGTATTGGTCCATTTCATGGGCAAGCTGAATATGATCATGCTGGAGCGGCTGGAAAAGGTTCTTTTATACTTTATGTAA
- a CDS encoding flagellar biosynthetic protein FliO: MIGDIISMLFALIGTVCIILLTYYASRWYAKRMGPIAGGRHIKVIDRLVVSKTGSLLIVEINGSQYLMGVSDQNVQILMQLEQNISLADHERGEGLKGLVGADGLKSFADILKKWKGVD; encoded by the coding sequence TTGATAGGAGATATTATTTCGATGCTGTTCGCCTTGATCGGCACAGTTTGCATCATACTTCTTACTTATTATGCCAGCAGATGGTATGCTAAGCGCATGGGCCCCATTGCGGGGGGAAGACATATCAAGGTAATTGACAGACTAGTGGTCAGTAAAACCGGTTCCCTTCTCATCGTGGAAATCAATGGAAGCCAGTACCTGATGGGGGTAAGCGACCAGAATGTACAGATTTTGATGCAGCTTGAGCAAAATATTTCGCTTGCGGATCATGAACGAGGAGAGGGTCTGAAAGGGCTGGTTGGTGCCGATGGCCTAAAAAGCTTTGCCGATATTCTCAAGAAATGGAAAGGTGTTGACTAG
- a CDS encoding response regulator, with protein MAKILIVDDAAFMRMMVKDNLKKAGYTDFLEAGDGQDAVTKYTENNPDMVLLDITMPVMDGIQALQAIKQINPQAKVVMCSAMGQEGMVVEAIKLGALDFIVKPFKPERLIQTVKNVLG; from the coding sequence ATGGCAAAAATTTTGATAGTTGACGACGCAGCTTTTATGAGAATGATGGTAAAAGACAATCTCAAAAAGGCGGGATACACCGATTTTCTTGAAGCAGGAGACGGACAGGATGCGGTAACCAAATATACAGAAAACAATCCGGATATGGTTCTGCTGGATATCACCATGCCGGTTATGGATGGGATTCAGGCTCTTCAGGCGATCAAGCAAATCAATCCTCAGGCGAAAGTAGTCATGTGCTCCGCTATGGGTCAGGAAGGCATGGTTGTAGAAGCCATTAAACTGGGTGCACTGGACTTTATTGTAAAACCATTCAAACCGGAAAGGCTGATCCAGACGGTCAAAAACGTACTTGGATAA
- a CDS encoding flagellar hook-basal body protein — protein MVRGFYSAAAGVFTRQKAMNTIANNISNASTAGYKSSVTVESSFGEHLVARMSKLDGVSNSNIGPGAFITINSSEETDFTQGSLESTGRPVDMAINGNGFFLVESETYGPVLTRNGQFEIDGDGDLYLPGVGKVLNDGESSINLANSSFTVGPTGVISVDGEEADSLYIAVPDEDAVLKSVGPGVFTVEDEAYDQAETENYYLMQGTVEKSNINMAKEMSRLIAGQSHYQACTQIVKMYDAINQIAVNQIGKIG, from the coding sequence ATGGTAAGAGGTTTTTACTCTGCAGCTGCCGGAGTCTTTACTCGGCAGAAAGCAATGAATACAATTGCAAACAATATTTCCAATGCCTCCACTGCCGGTTATAAAAGCAGCGTTACGGTGGAATCCAGTTTTGGAGAGCATCTGGTAGCGAGAATGAGCAAGCTGGACGGTGTTTCAAACAGCAATATCGGGCCTGGTGCATTTATCACAATCAACAGCTCGGAAGAGACAGACTTCACGCAGGGCAGCCTGGAATCTACAGGAAGACCTGTCGATATGGCGATTAATGGGAATGGTTTCTTTCTTGTCGAGAGTGAGACCTACGGACCGGTGCTGACGAGAAACGGTCAGTTTGAAATCGACGGTGATGGAGATCTTTATCTTCCCGGAGTAGGGAAGGTACTGAATGACGGTGAGAGCTCTATTAATTTAGCGAACAGCAGCTTTACCGTAGGCCCAACAGGTGTGATCAGCGTTGATGGAGAAGAAGCGGATAGTCTGTATATTGCGGTACCCGATGAAGATGCGGTTCTGAAAAGCGTAGGACCAGGTGTCTTTACTGTAGAGGATGAGGCTTATGATCAGGCTGAGACGGAAAACTATTACTTAATGCAGGGAACCGTTGAAAAGTCCAACATCAATATGGCAAAGGAAATGAGCCGGCTTATCGCAGGGCAAAGTCATTATCAGGCTTGTACCCAGATCGTAAAGATGTATGATGCGATTAATCAGATCGCCGTCAATCAGATCGGAAAGATCGGTTAG
- a CDS encoding flagellar motor switch protein FliM translates to MSEILSQSQIDSLLSSLTSGTKEMEPPEQNAGKKVKDYDFRSPKLFTREQLKLLYSIYENYARILSSHITGILQTYTLVEIIEVEEQQYYEFNNALPDSVLIGTIDFSLKEDHNEEDLVLMDISKDIGFCCIDRLLGGSGKPLEADREYTEIEIGILEHLMRGMVNLMKNVWVDYLEVAPRMIKVETNARILQGISADENVVIVVMNFMLNETQGKMNICIPATTLETMFRMKNALGKKRERRDQLLEAQRKKDILSEISQSELEITAILGTIEVMSRDLIDLEVGDIIKLNKPENSMVDLAVGETVWFRGEMGSYNKKRAIAIKEPIKRGSDHIR, encoded by the coding sequence ATGAGTGAAATTCTTTCCCAAAGTCAGATTGACAGCTTGCTGAGCAGTTTGACGAGCGGTACGAAGGAAATGGAACCTCCGGAGCAAAATGCGGGGAAAAAGGTGAAAGATTATGACTTTAGAAGCCCGAAGCTTTTTACACGGGAACAACTAAAGTTGTTATACAGCATTTATGAAAACTATGCCAGAATCCTATCCTCACATATCACCGGTATTCTGCAGACCTATACCCTTGTAGAAATCATAGAGGTAGAGGAACAGCAATATTATGAGTTCAATAATGCATTGCCAGACTCAGTGCTGATCGGCACCATCGATTTTTCTCTGAAGGAAGATCACAATGAAGAAGATCTGGTGCTAATGGATATTTCGAAAGACATCGGTTTTTGCTGTATCGACAGGCTGCTTGGGGGTTCAGGAAAACCCTTAGAGGCAGATCGTGAGTACACGGAAATCGAAATCGGCATCCTCGAGCATCTGATGCGTGGCATGGTAAATCTTATGAAAAATGTCTGGGTTGATTATTTGGAGGTAGCACCCAGGATGATCAAGGTTGAAACAAATGCCAGGATTCTCCAGGGAATCAGCGCAGATGAAAACGTCGTAATTGTGGTAATGAATTTTATGCTCAATGAGACACAGGGAAAAATGAATATCTGCATCCCTGCAACGACTCTGGAAACCATGTTCCGAATGAAGAATGCACTAGGCAAAAAGAGAGAACGAAGAGATCAACTGCTGGAGGCTCAAAGAAAAAAAGATATCCTCAGCGAAATCAGTCAGTCAGAGCTGGAGATCACAGCGATTCTGGGTACGATTGAGGTTATGTCAAGAGATTTGATCGATCTGGAAGTCGGAGACATCATTAAATTGAACAAACCTGAAAACTCCATGGTGGATCTGGCTGTGGGAGAGACCGTATGGTTCCGGGGAGAGATGGGTTCTTACAACAAGAAGAGGGCCATCGCTATCAAGGAGCCGATTAAGAGAGGAAGTGACCATATCAGATGA
- a CDS encoding flagellar hook-basal body protein, whose amino-acid sequence MIRGFYSGTSCVISQQTNLNTIANNIANVNTTAFKPQQAAFSALMYQSLYGGGGENNYIQTGHGVRVEKTGTDFNQGDLQNTNQPMDCAIMGDGFFAIENREDGSLTYSRDGSFKVSLDDSEAYLVNSAGNYVLDADGERIVVPETTTKKDSNGNTVTEGGFKASMVGVYTFPNQYSLEVIGGNQYRETEASGEAEAMETPAVKSGFLEGSRVQIAQELVKMIEASKGFSFGSKIVQTADEMEKIINQLR is encoded by the coding sequence ATGATCAGAGGATTTTATTCAGGGACATCCTGTGTCATAAGCCAGCAGACAAATCTCAATACGATCGCAAATAATATTGCCAATGTCAATACTACGGCATTTAAGCCGCAGCAGGCAGCTTTCTCTGCACTGATGTATCAAAGCCTCTATGGAGGAGGCGGTGAGAATAATTATATTCAGACCGGACATGGTGTAAGGGTTGAGAAAACCGGTACGGATTTCAACCAGGGTGATTTGCAAAATACGAATCAGCCTATGGACTGCGCCATTATGGGAGACGGATTTTTCGCTATTGAAAATCGTGAGGATGGCAGCCTTACCTACAGTCGGGATGGCAGTTTTAAAGTGAGTTTGGATGATTCAGAGGCATACCTGGTGAATTCGGCAGGAAACTACGTGCTGGATGCGGACGGCGAACGGATCGTTGTTCCAGAAACTACAACGAAAAAAGATTCAAATGGAAATACTGTTACAGAGGGAGGCTTTAAAGCTTCTATGGTCGGTGTTTATACCTTTCCAAACCAATATAGCCTTGAGGTCATTGGAGGAAATCAATACAGAGAGACGGAAGCTTCAGGAGAGGCCGAGGCAATGGAGACACCTGCTGTAAAGAGCGGCTTTCTGGAAGGATCCAGAGTACAGATTGCGCAAGAACTTGTAAAGATGATCGAAGCCTCCAAGGGATTCTCCTTTGGCTCTAAAATTGTACAAACAGCCGACGAGATGGAAAAAATTATCAACCAGCTCCGCTAA
- the flhA gene encoding flagellar biosynthesis protein FlhA, which translates to MKFLKNVVVLFVVMIVALIIIPLPPFFLDFMFIISITISLIILLTTMFIGGPLDFSIFPSLLLITTLLRLALNISSTRLILSNGGEAGQVIATFGNFVLGGNAIVGFIVFIIIVIVQFIVITKGAERIAEVSARFTLDAMPGKQMAIDADLSSGLINEQEARERRKYIQREAEFYGAMDGATKLVKGDAIASIIIAMVNLIAGTIIGMIQGGMSFTQVLAVYSIATVGDGLVGQLPALMISTATGMIVTRAASESNLNEDVRKQFMSQPKVLLISGIVILAMCLIPGAPVIQIAVLAFVLIALGISLMRSATVQQKKEEVTEMQEFLEEESNEANFYRNIDNVYNLLGVEPIEMEFGYSLLPLVDEGSGGSFIDRIVIFRKQFAMEMGVVVPTVRLRDNGLINPNQYLIKIKGEEVARGEVLVDYYLALDPGNCTGPIEGIDTIEPAYGIPGKWITENEREMAEVYGYTVIDALSVIVTHLSEMIKKHIHELVSRQDINILLQNASKANQAIVDDVIPGVISVSDLQKILMNLLKEGIPIRDMESILETLGDQGVAIKDTDLLTEYVRQKLKRTITRKYTDGASIKVISLDQTIENTILSSAKKSEHGTYLAIEPQVVQRIVEGASEQIEKVKDLMHQPVILTSPIVRIYFKRLIDQFLPNLTVLSFNEIDTNIQIQAIGIIQIKD; encoded by the coding sequence ATGAAATTTCTAAAAAATGTAGTGGTGTTATTTGTTGTCATGATAGTGGCACTGATCATTATCCCTTTGCCTCCGTTTTTTTTGGATTTTATGTTCATCATAAGCATCACAATCTCACTAATCATTCTGCTTACGACGATGTTCATTGGAGGGCCTCTTGATTTTTCCATATTCCCTTCCCTCCTGCTCATCACAACTCTGCTTCGGCTGGCGCTGAACATCTCATCCACCCGTTTGATACTTTCAAACGGAGGAGAAGCTGGACAGGTAATTGCAACCTTTGGTAATTTCGTACTGGGCGGCAATGCAATTGTAGGATTTATCGTATTTATTATTATCGTAATTGTTCAGTTTATCGTTATCACAAAGGGTGCAGAGAGAATTGCGGAAGTATCTGCGAGATTTACTTTGGATGCGATGCCAGGAAAACAAATGGCAATCGACGCCGACCTGAGCTCAGGCTTGATCAACGAACAGGAAGCAAGAGAAAGAAGAAAATACATCCAAAGAGAAGCAGAATTTTACGGAGCAATGGATGGAGCTACGAAACTTGTAAAAGGCGATGCCATCGCATCGATCATCATCGCCATGGTAAACCTTATTGCAGGAACGATCATCGGTATGATCCAGGGGGGAATGTCCTTTACACAGGTCCTTGCCGTTTACTCCATTGCAACGGTAGGCGACGGTCTTGTCGGCCAGTTGCCTGCGCTTATGATCTCAACAGCCACAGGCATGATCGTTACGAGAGCAGCATCCGAAAGTAATCTCAATGAGGATGTTAGGAAGCAGTTCATGTCACAGCCGAAAGTGCTTTTGATTTCAGGAATTGTCATCCTGGCGATGTGCCTGATACCCGGTGCTCCGGTGATTCAGATCGCGGTGCTGGCCTTTGTTCTCATCGCACTAGGGATCAGCTTAATGCGTTCTGCTACGGTGCAGCAGAAAAAGGAAGAAGTCACCGAAATGCAGGAGTTCCTCGAAGAGGAGAGCAACGAAGCGAACTTTTATCGCAATATTGATAATGTATACAACCTTTTGGGAGTGGAACCCATTGAAATGGAATTCGGTTATTCTTTGCTGCCACTGGTTGATGAAGGCAGCGGAGGCAGCTTTATCGATCGAATCGTCATTTTCCGGAAGCAGTTTGCCATGGAAATGGGCGTTGTTGTTCCCACCGTTCGGCTTCGCGACAACGGGCTGATTAACCCAAACCAGTACCTGATCAAGATCAAAGGAGAAGAGGTAGCACGGGGAGAAGTCCTGGTTGATTATTATCTGGCCCTTGACCCGGGGAATTGTACCGGCCCTATCGAGGGGATTGACACCATCGAGCCCGCCTACGGAATCCCAGGAAAATGGATCACGGAAAACGAAAGAGAGATGGCTGAGGTTTATGGCTACACAGTAATTGACGCATTGTCGGTTATCGTAACCCACTTGTCCGAGATGATCAAGAAGCATATTCACGAGCTTGTCAGCAGACAGGACATTAATATCCTTCTGCAGAACGCGTCAAAGGCAAACCAGGCTATTGTAGATGATGTAATCCCGGGAGTCATCAGCGTTTCAGATCTTCAAAAGATCCTCATGAACCTTCTGAAGGAAGGCATCCCCATCAGGGATATGGAGAGTATTTTGGAAACCCTTGGCGATCAAGGAGTTGCAATCAAAGACACCGACCTGCTGACGGAATATGTGAGACAGAAGCTGAAACGTACGATTACAAGAAAATATACCGACGGAGCCAGCATCAAGGTGATCTCCCTCGACCAGACCATAGAAAATACAATCCTTAGCTCTGCAAAGAAAAGTGAACACGGCACCTACCTTGCCATTGAACCGCAGGTGGTGCAGCGGATTGTAGAAGGTGCGTCGGAGCAGATTGAAAAAGTAAAAGACCTGATGCATCAACCGGTGATTCTCACATCGCCCATTGTTAGAATTTATTTTAAACGACTGATAGACCAGTTTTTGCCGAATCTTACGGTACTGTCCTTTAATGAAATTGACACCAATATACAGATTCAGGCCATTGGTATTATTCAGATAAAAGATTAG